One Candidatus Hydrogenedentota bacterium genomic window, AACACGATGTACAGCACATCGCGGAGGGAGTTTCTGACTATTGCGTTACTGATGACAGGTCTCCCAGGGTTCCGATTGCGTTGGAGTTCACGTTGGAGAGAAGTTGAGCCGCTCTAGCGCCGTTATCGGAGTTGTTGCCGGAATCCAAGTCCTTGGTGAACGTGAAGTTCGCGTGAACCGACCGCGGGATGATCTGGTTGATGTATTTGTCCACCCACTGGTCAACGCGATCGATGGCGGTGCGCGGAACGTACACGATATCGCGCGGCGCCAATTCGAACGACGACGACTGCGGCGATTCAAGGGCGTTGCGTAAATCGAGCGTGGTGGCGTACTGCTGGCCGTCTTGTTGCCTGACAATGACCACCGTACTGAGCTTGGAGCTTTCCTTCCTTGGACCGCCTGCCTGCATAATGGCCTCAAGCGCCGTGAGTCTGCCGTTTACCGGCACGAGACCCGGCGCGAGCACTTCACCGCCAACGTATACGCGATGGCTGTCGAGCGAACGCACAACCACCGAAATCTCCGGCTGGAGGAGCTTGTCCTTGTACAATCCCAACAACTCTTGGCGCAGAACCTCTGGCTCTTTGCCTTCCGCGACGACTTCTCCCACCAATTGCAGAGAAATCCGGCCGTCGGGACGGATTGTTTGACCTTCCTCATTCAACTCAGGCCAATACAGAAACTTCACCTGAAGCACGTCTCCCGGCTTCAGCAACAACACGGGATCTTGTGCAACAGGGAACGATTCCGAAGGCTCGGGGGTTGTCGCGCAACCAAAACTAACCGCTACGCATATGAGCACTGCCGCGGCAGATAGGGTCGACCCGCAGACCAGTTCAGCCCACCCTGAAAACCGGCGCATGGGAAAATACCTCTCTCGTCATCGTAAAGGGGATGCCTTGCCTCGGTGTTCCCCGCGGGCGACTACGAATCGCCGCGAGCACGCCATCCGCTGCACCGAGCTCGACTACTTCCGCGTTTCCCATGGAAGAGAAACGCTCCCACACCTACAAGCACACGCGAGGCAATGAGCAAGAAGCAGGCCAAGTCTTCTCGTGTGCCAACGGCAGTCCCGGTAGGGGAGTGTGAGAAAAGCCAGATTTTATGGGGGTAGGATCGTCCTTCGCTGAAGTTTGCCACCTGAGATATCACTACGGCGATCGGGTTGTCTAACACAACACAAACGTGGAGAACGACCCCTGTTTTGGCGAGTTGACGAATAACCGTCGTGCAAACTGACAGTTTTTTAGCATCAAGAATTACGTAAATGTTAGAACGAAAACTGACAGCCTACATGAATGTCGATTTCAGGCAGACAAGAAATTAGTCCGGATTCTTCGCGCACTTACAAGAGTCAATATCTTGACGAGCGCATTAGCGAGTCGTGCCGCGGAAATAGACACTGTCTCCCATCGACTGAGTGTATAAGCGAGAAACCCTGATGGGATAACTTCGACGTCCTGCACAAAATCAACTTGCACCGGAGCTCAGTTGCGCCGGTGCAAATTGCCGTTATGCCCGTCCCTTAAGAGCGAAGCCGTTTTTGAAAGTACTCGATTGTGAGCGGTAGACCTTCTCGCAACGGTATCTTCGGTTCCCATTCCAAGCGTTGCTTCGCAAGCGTGATGTCGGGCTGCCGACGAGTCGGATCATCGGCGGGAAGCGGTTTGAAATCCAATTTGGACTTGCTTCCCGTCAAACGAAGCACCTCGTCCGCAAGCTCATGAATCGTGAATTCTCCTGGATTGCCGAGGTTCACGGGTCCGGTGAAATTCTGTGCGTTCATCATTCGAATGATGCCGTCCACCAGATCGGTAACAAAACAGAACGAACGCGTTTGGCTGCCATCACCGTATATCGTGATGGGTTCTCCGCGCAGCGCTTGTACGATGAAATTGCTCACCACGCGCCCATCGTTTACCAGCATTTTGGGGCCGTACGTATTGAAGATGCGCACCACGCGAATATCGACTCCGTTCTGCCGGTGGTAATCGAAGAAAAGCGTTTCCGTTACGCGCTTTCCTTCGTCGTAGCAGCTTCGAATTCCGACCGTGTTTACGTTGCCCCAGTACGATTCGGGTTGCGGATGGACTTTCGGATCGCCGTAGACTTCCGACGTCGAAGCCTGGAGTATCCTTGCCTTCACACGTTTGGCCAAACCAAGCATATTAAGCGCACCCATCACATTCGTCTTCACCGTTTTCACGGGATTGTACTGGTAGTGGACGGGCGATGCGGGGCACGCGAGATTGTAGATGCGATCCACTTCGAGAAGGATAGGCTGCGTTACGTCGTGTCGAATTAGCTCAAAATGCGGATTCTCCATCAAGTGCTCTATGTTCGCTTTTCGCCCGGTGAAAAAATTGTCCAGGCAAAGCACCTGCTCACCGCGTTTGAGCAGCTCTTCGCAAAGATGAGACCCAATGAAACCGGCCCCGCCGGTAACTAGATTGACCGTAGACATCCGGTAATACCTTTCGCCGTAGGCCGACAGAATCGGCAAACTATTCGCAGACTGCGCAGGCCTTCACAACGTGCACGCGCATTTATAGCGAGGAAAACGCGGCCAGTCAACGCAATTTACGTGCCCTTGGCCATTGCAGGGAGCGGCGAAGTCAATCAGCGTGCGCCTTCTCCCAGCGCAAAGCAGGCTACCTCCTCCGAATTGCGAACATAAAGCCTGCCTCTAA contains:
- a CDS encoding polysaccharide export protein produces the protein MRRFSGWAELVCGSTLSAAAVLICVAVSFGCATTPEPSESFPVAQDPVLLLKPGDVLQVKFLYWPELNEEGQTIRPDGRISLQLVGEVVAEGKEPEVLRQELLGLYKDKLLQPEISVVVRSLDSHRVYVGGEVLAPGLVPVNGRLTALEAIMQAGGPRKESSKLSTVVIVRQQDGQQYATTLDLRNALESPQSSSFELAPRDIVYVPRTAIDRVDQWVDKYINQIIPRSVHANFTFTKDLDSGNNSDNGARAAQLLSNVNSNAIGTLGDLSSVTQ
- a CDS encoding SDR family oxidoreductase codes for the protein MSTVNLVTGGAGFIGSHLCEELLKRGEQVLCLDNFFTGRKANIEHLMENPHFELIRHDVTQPILLEVDRIYNLACPASPVHYQYNPVKTVKTNVMGALNMLGLAKRVKARILQASTSEVYGDPKVHPQPESYWGNVNTVGIRSCYDEGKRVTETLFFDYHRQNGVDIRVVRIFNTYGPKMLVNDGRVVSNFIVQALRGEPITIYGDGSQTRSFCFVTDLVDGIIRMMNAQNFTGPVNLGNPGEFTIHELADEVLRLTGSKSKLDFKPLPADDPTRRQPDITLAKQRLEWEPKIPLREGLPLTIEYFQKRLRS